Part of the Bacillota bacterium genome is shown below.
CCGTTAAGGCAAGACCCCCCGGGGGTCCGGGGGCCCAGGTCATCGTTGCTCCACCAGGAATCTTATGGCCGTACGCACCTCACCGTCAATGGCCACCTCCGCAAAGGCAGGAATGACCACGGCATCAATCCCGTTCGGTGCCACGTAGCCCCGGGCTATGGCGATGGCCTTGATCGCCTGGTTCACGGCACCGGCACC
Proteins encoded:
- a CDS encoding stage V sporulation protein S; translated protein: MEVLKVSAQSRPKAVAGALAALLREKGSAQIQAVGAGAVNQAIKAIAIARGYVAPNGIDAVVIPAFAEVAIDGEVRTAIRFLVEQR